The following coding sequences lie in one Microvirga sp. 17 mud 1-3 genomic window:
- the fabZ gene encoding 3-hydroxyacyl-ACP dehydratase FabZ yields MSEAPTTLQTADIMRILDLLPHRYPFLLVDKIIEIDGDNSCIGIKNVTFNEPQFTGHFPTRPIFPGVYLIEGMAQTAGAICVASKISQQEKPKQVFFMTIDKVKFRKPVEPGDRVEFHMKKLNNRRNMWWYRGEAKVDGSLVCEAEVSAMLVMD; encoded by the coding sequence ATGAGCGAAGCGCCAACCACGCTTCAAACCGCCGACATCATGCGGATTCTGGATCTCCTGCCGCATCGCTACCCGTTCCTTCTTGTCGACAAGATCATCGAGATTGATGGGGACAATTCCTGCATCGGCATCAAGAACGTGACCTTCAACGAGCCGCAATTCACGGGCCATTTCCCGACCCGTCCGATCTTTCCGGGGGTCTACCTGATCGAGGGCATGGCCCAGACGGCCGGCGCCATCTGCGTCGCGTCCAAGATCTCGCAGCAGGAGAAGCCCAAGCAGGTCTTCTTCATGACCATCGACAAGGTCAAGTTCCGCAAGCCTGTGGAGCCGGGGGACCGGGTCGAGTTCCACATGAAGAAGCTGAACAACCGGCGCAACATGTGGTGGTATCGGGGTGAGGCCAAGGTGGACGGCTCCCTCGTCTGCGAGGCGGAAGTCAGCGCCATGCTGGTGATGGACTGA
- the lpxB gene encoding lipid-A-disaccharide synthase — MSEAAPLAIWIVAGEESGDQLGAKLMRSLKARLGAARIRFDGVGGHAMEREGLKSLFPLEDIAVMGFSAVIARLPTILRRIRMTADAAVAAKPDLLVIIDSPDFTHRVAQAVRAQAPGIPIVDYVSPSVWAWRPGRAPKMRAYVDHLLALLPFEPEAHRRLGGPPTTYVGHPLIERLDEIRPAAGERGAAPGEPLRLLVLPGSRRSEVSRLMEPFGQALALLKERSPRPFEVTIPAVPHLADEIRHRAADWPVTPTFVQGEAAKWEAFRRADAALAASGTVTLELGLSGVPMVVAYRVSKLEEVLKYLIKAPSIVLTNLVLGENVIPELIQWDCTPEKLASALLPLLSDTPERRRQEEAFRRLDDLMRIGDEQPSERAARIVAEVLGESRARQPSA; from the coding sequence GTGAGTGAAGCTGCGCCGCTTGCGATCTGGATCGTCGCCGGGGAGGAATCCGGCGACCAGCTCGGCGCGAAGCTCATGCGGTCCTTGAAGGCGCGCCTCGGAGCTGCTCGCATCCGTTTCGACGGTGTCGGCGGCCATGCCATGGAGCGGGAGGGCCTGAAGAGCCTCTTTCCCCTCGAAGACATCGCCGTCATGGGGTTCTCGGCCGTCATCGCCCGCCTGCCGACCATCCTGCGGCGGATCCGCATGACGGCGGATGCGGCAGTCGCCGCGAAGCCGGACCTTCTCGTCATCATCGACAGCCCCGACTTCACCCATCGGGTCGCCCAGGCCGTGCGGGCGCAGGCCCCCGGCATTCCCATCGTGGATTATGTCAGCCCCTCGGTCTGGGCCTGGCGTCCGGGCCGGGCACCGAAGATGCGGGCATACGTGGACCATCTATTGGCCCTGTTGCCCTTCGAGCCTGAGGCGCATCGGCGCCTGGGCGGCCCGCCCACCACCTATGTGGGACATCCGCTGATCGAGCGTCTGGACGAGATCCGCCCCGCTGCGGGCGAGCGCGGGGCGGCGCCGGGAGAGCCCTTGCGGCTCCTCGTTCTGCCGGGAAGCCGGCGCTCCGAGGTCAGCCGGCTGATGGAGCCGTTCGGTCAGGCCCTGGCGCTCCTGAAAGAACGCTCTCCGCGGCCCTTCGAGGTGACGATCCCGGCCGTGCCGCACCTCGCCGACGAGATCCGGCACCGGGCAGCCGACTGGCCCGTGACGCCGACCTTCGTTCAGGGTGAGGCCGCGAAATGGGAGGCCTTCCGCCGGGCCGACGCCGCGCTCGCAGCGTCGGGCACCGTCACTCTTGAGCTCGGCCTGTCGGGCGTCCCGATGGTGGTGGCCTACCGGGTCTCGAAGCTCGAGGAGGTCCTGAAATACCTCATCAAGGCGCCGTCCATCGTCCTTACAAATCTCGTCCTCGGCGAGAACGTGATCCCTGAGCTGATCCAGTGGGACTGCACACCCGAGAAGCTGGCATCCGCGCTCCTCCCGCTCCTCTCCGACACGCCCGAGCGCCGCCGCCAGGAAGAAGCCTTCCGCCGCCTCGACGATCTCATGCGGATCGGCGACGAGCAGCCCAGCGAGCGTGCAGCACGGATCGTCGCCGAGGTGCTTGGGGAGAGCAGGGCTCGTCAGCCGTCGGCCTGA
- the bamA gene encoding outer membrane protein assembly factor BamA, which yields MMSTTTPRRRKPAATAMIAVSAMMAGITAADTAFAQQASRRASVAQGPIVNRVVIEGNKRVEKGMIEGELQARARAPYDQRTVDADVQRILEVYRRQGRSLAQVTPRIVDLPNGRVDIVYTVVEGDKTGVKEIRFVGNNQVSSSRLRGVMTTTESNILSFLKSTDVYDPARLANDLELVRRYYLKNGYADFRVLSSDVQFDPNAGGYVVTISVEEGPQYRLGSVGIDSRLPEVPVESLRGDLSTSAGSTYNADAVQRSLQDMTTDIARRGHPFAQVRPVATRDPATQTINLSYVVEEGPRVYIERINVRGNSRTRDYVIRREFDLGEGDPYNRVLIDRAERRLNNLGYFKTVRISNEPGSAPDRVVVNVDVEDQSTGAFSVSGGYSTQDGLIGEVAVSESNFLGRGQFVRVAGQLGQRTNGVDFSFTEPYFLGYRMSAGIDLFSKFSDQTKYSRYENRVTGGQLRLGLPFTEEFTVTLRYSLFQQDLKIPNDYKQPYNDCSQPLPGYTVLNPAGGPGAGLPNRFFCEGNGEASLAIKESQGKTLTSLAGLTFNYNTLDNNKNPRNGFFGEVKTDFAGLGGDSRYFRATGDLRYYKEIWEDVVGIARVQGGHIMGFGNENKGLGGGGGDLRIVDQFFLGPTLVRGFANNGIGPRDVSSYDTNANAIGGTTYFGGSVEVQFPIFGLPRELGLKGAVFADAGTLFGYKGPTTFDTNGNSIIDGYSPTLGCTQSAVVAQECILVRDSHKIRSSVGASLLWASPLGPIRFDYAIALSKDEGMPTANGKIGGDRTQAFRFSGGTRF from the coding sequence ATGATGTCGACGACCACGCCACGCCGGAGGAAACCGGCCGCCACCGCTATGATCGCCGTCAGCGCGATGATGGCTGGAATCACCGCCGCCGACACCGCGTTCGCTCAGCAGGCCAGCCGCCGGGCTTCCGTTGCGCAAGGACCTATCGTCAACCGGGTCGTGATCGAGGGTAACAAGCGTGTCGAGAAGGGCATGATCGAGGGCGAGCTCCAGGCTCGCGCCCGCGCTCCCTACGACCAGCGTACGGTGGATGCCGACGTCCAGCGCATCCTTGAAGTTTATCGCCGCCAGGGCCGCAGCCTCGCCCAGGTGACCCCCCGCATCGTCGATCTTCCCAACGGCCGCGTCGACATCGTCTATACGGTCGTCGAGGGCGACAAGACGGGCGTGAAGGAGATCCGCTTCGTCGGCAACAACCAGGTCTCGTCCAGCCGCCTGCGCGGCGTCATGACGACGACCGAATCGAACATCCTCAGCTTCCTCAAGAGCACCGACGTCTACGACCCGGCTCGTCTGGCGAACGATCTCGAGCTCGTCCGCCGCTATTACCTCAAGAACGGCTATGCGGATTTCCGCGTCCTCTCCAGCGACGTGCAGTTCGATCCCAATGCCGGCGGGTACGTGGTGACCATCTCGGTGGAAGAAGGGCCGCAGTATCGTCTCGGTAGCGTCGGCATCGATTCCCGCCTCCCTGAGGTGCCGGTCGAGTCCCTGCGCGGCGACCTGTCGACCTCTGCGGGCTCCACCTACAATGCCGACGCGGTGCAGCGCTCCCTGCAGGACATGACCACGGACATCGCGCGCCGGGGCCATCCTTTCGCGCAGGTCCGCCCCGTGGCGACCCGCGATCCCGCGACGCAGACGATCAATCTCTCCTACGTGGTCGAGGAAGGCCCGCGGGTCTACATCGAGCGGATCAACGTCCGCGGCAACTCCCGCACCCGTGACTACGTGATCCGCCGCGAGTTCGATCTCGGCGAAGGCGACCCCTACAACCGCGTCCTCATCGACCGGGCGGAGCGCCGCCTGAACAATCTCGGCTACTTCAAGACCGTTCGCATCTCCAACGAGCCGGGCTCCGCGCCCGACCGGGTGGTCGTGAACGTGGACGTCGAGGATCAATCGACCGGCGCCTTCTCGGTCTCGGGTGGTTACTCCACCCAGGACGGCCTCATCGGCGAGGTGGCGGTCAGCGAGTCGAACTTCCTCGGCCGCGGTCAGTTCGTCCGCGTGGCCGGTCAGCTCGGCCAGCGCACGAACGGCGTCGACTTCTCGTTCACGGAGCCGTACTTCCTCGGCTACCGCATGTCGGCCGGTATCGACCTGTTCTCGAAGTTCAGCGACCAGACCAAGTATTCCCGTTACGAGAACCGCGTGACTGGCGGCCAGCTGCGCCTCGGCCTGCCCTTCACCGAAGAGTTCACGGTGACGCTGCGTTACTCGCTGTTCCAGCAGGACCTGAAGATCCCGAACGACTACAAGCAGCCCTATAACGACTGCTCGCAGCCGCTGCCTGGCTATACGGTGCTCAATCCGGCCGGCGGCCCCGGTGCCGGCCTGCCGAACCGCTTCTTCTGCGAAGGCAACGGCGAAGCCTCGCTCGCGATCAAGGAATCGCAGGGCAAGACCCTGACCTCCCTGGCGGGCCTGACCTTCAACTACAACACCCTCGACAACAACAAGAACCCGCGCAACGGCTTCTTTGGCGAGGTGAAGACCGATTTCGCCGGCCTCGGCGGCGACTCGCGCTACTTCCGCGCCACCGGCGATCTCCGCTACTACAAGGAGATCTGGGAGGACGTGGTGGGGATCGCCCGTGTCCAGGGCGGCCACATCATGGGCTTCGGCAACGAGAACAAGGGATTGGGCGGCGGCGGCGGCGACCTGCGCATCGTCGACCAGTTCTTCCTGGGCCCGACACTGGTGCGCGGCTTCGCCAACAACGGCATCGGTCCGCGCGACGTGTCGAGCTACGACACGAACGCCAACGCCATCGGCGGCACCACCTACTTCGGCGGGTCGGTCGAGGTGCAGTTCCCGATCTTCGGCCTGCCGCGTGAGCTCGGCCTCAAGGGCGCGGTCTTCGCGGATGCCGGTACGCTGTTCGGGTACAAGGGCCCGACGACGTTCGACACGAACGGCAACAGCATCATCGACGGCTACAGCCCGACCCTGGGCTGCACCCAGAGCGCAGTTGTCGCCCAGGAGTGCATCCTGGTCCGCGACAGCCACAAGATCCGCTCCTCGGTCGGTGCCTCGCTCCTGTGGGCTTCGCCGCTCGGACCGATCCGCTTCGACTATGCCATCGCCCTGTCCAAGGACGAGGGCATGCCGACCGCGAACGGCAAGATCGGCGGCGACCGGACCCAGGCCTTCCGCTTCTCGGGTGGTACACGCTTCTAA
- the lpxA gene encoding acyl-ACP--UDP-N-acetylglucosamine O-acyltransferase, which translates to METFIHPTAVVEDGAVIGAGARIGPFCMVGPEVVLGEGCQLLSHVAVAGRTTIGARTRIFPFASIGHIPQDLKYRGEASTLSIGADCMIREGVTMNPGTEGGGMQTVIGDRCAFLANSHVGHDTRVGSDVILSNNVMLAGHVTVGDYVIFGGGSAVIQFARVGSHAFVGGMSGLENDLIPYGMAMGNRAHLAGLNIIGLRRRGFTREQIHDIRRAYRLLFADEGTLSERVEDVAAEFDSHPFVHEILDFIREGKDRAICTPRDPVGSAG; encoded by the coding sequence ATGGAAACCTTCATCCATCCCACCGCTGTAGTGGAGGACGGTGCCGTCATCGGCGCCGGGGCACGGATCGGCCCGTTCTGCATGGTCGGCCCCGAGGTAGTGCTTGGGGAAGGCTGCCAGCTCCTCAGCCACGTGGCCGTGGCAGGGCGCACCACGATTGGTGCGCGCACGCGCATCTTTCCGTTCGCGTCCATCGGCCATATCCCGCAGGACCTGAAATATCGCGGCGAGGCCTCGACCCTGTCCATCGGGGCCGATTGCATGATCCGCGAAGGCGTGACCATGAATCCCGGCACCGAAGGCGGCGGGATGCAGACCGTCATCGGCGACCGGTGCGCTTTCCTGGCCAATTCCCATGTGGGCCACGACACCCGGGTCGGCAGCGACGTGATCCTGTCCAACAACGTGATGCTGGCAGGCCACGTCACGGTGGGGGATTACGTGATCTTCGGCGGGGGCTCGGCCGTCATCCAGTTCGCGCGGGTCGGCTCCCACGCCTTCGTGGGCGGCATGTCGGGGCTGGAGAACGACCTTATCCCCTACGGCATGGCCATGGGCAACCGAGCCCATCTGGCGGGCCTGAACATCATCGGCCTGCGCCGGCGCGGTTTCACGCGCGAGCAGATCCACGACATCCGCCGGGCCTACCGGCTGCTCTTCGCCGACGAGGGCACACTCTCGGAGCGGGTGGAGGACGTGGCGGCCGAGTTCGACAGCCATCCCTTCGTCCACGAGATCCTGGATTTCATCCGGGAGGGCAAGGATCGGGCGATCTGCACGCCCAGGGATCCGGTCGGTTCGGCTGGATGA
- the rseP gene encoding RIP metalloprotease RseP, which produces MDWLSTITGATGSFLLTIISFLVVLTVVVFIHEFGHFWVGRRCGVGVTAFSVGFGRELFGWTDRYGTRWKISAIPLGGYVKFVGDLNAASVPNNDQLVHMSAAERAVSFPHQNVLKRAAIVAAGPIANFILAIAIFASFNYFSGRQVLEPRIEAVQPGSAAEKAGFKPHDLILSIDGRQIETFADMQLLVSSSAGEALTFTVERGGQTVALSATPNFVERSTPFGKQRIGLLGVEASRDPSAIKRVSYSPLGALKSGAVETWNLVERTLNFMRRLVLGWESADQLSGPIGIARASGTAFDVGGVYSLISLIGFMSVSIGLINLFPIPLLDGGHLLFYAIEAIRGRPLSEKAQEIGFRIGFAIVAMLMLFATWNDIVHLGTSFLARGT; this is translated from the coding sequence ATGGACTGGCTTTCGACGATCACCGGAGCAACGGGCTCCTTTCTCCTCACGATCATCTCGTTCCTGGTCGTCCTTACCGTGGTGGTCTTCATCCACGAGTTCGGCCATTTCTGGGTAGGCCGGCGCTGCGGCGTGGGGGTCACGGCCTTTTCGGTCGGCTTTGGGCGGGAGCTCTTCGGCTGGACCGACCGCTACGGCACCCGCTGGAAGATCTCTGCGATTCCCTTAGGGGGTTACGTAAAGTTCGTCGGCGACCTGAATGCCGCCAGCGTTCCCAACAACGACCAGCTCGTCCATATGAGCGCTGCCGAGCGGGCCGTGAGTTTTCCCCATCAAAATGTGCTCAAGCGCGCCGCCATCGTGGCCGCTGGTCCCATCGCGAATTTCATCCTGGCGATCGCGATCTTCGCGAGCTTCAACTATTTCAGCGGGCGGCAGGTGCTGGAGCCCCGGATCGAGGCCGTCCAGCCGGGCAGCGCCGCCGAGAAGGCCGGATTCAAGCCCCACGATCTCATCCTGTCCATCGACGGGCGGCAGATCGAGACCTTCGCGGACATGCAGCTCCTGGTCAGCTCCAGCGCGGGCGAGGCCCTGACCTTCACGGTGGAGCGGGGCGGGCAGACCGTTGCCCTGTCGGCGACGCCGAATTTCGTGGAGCGTTCCACTCCCTTCGGAAAGCAGCGGATCGGCCTCCTGGGTGTCGAGGCCTCCCGTGATCCGAGCGCCATCAAGCGCGTCTCCTACTCGCCCCTGGGCGCCTTGAAGTCGGGGGCTGTGGAAACCTGGAACCTGGTGGAGCGGACCCTCAACTTCATGCGCCGCCTCGTGCTGGGGTGGGAATCCGCCGATCAGCTCTCGGGTCCCATCGGAATCGCCCGCGCCTCGGGCACGGCTTTCGATGTCGGTGGGGTCTACAGCCTCATCAGCCTGATCGGGTTCATGTCGGTTTCGATCGGCCTCATTAACCTTTTTCCGATTCCGTTGCTCGACGGCGGACACCTCCTTTTTTACGCCATCGAGGCCATTCGGGGCCGTCCTTTGAGCGAAAAAGCGCAGGAAATCGGCTTCCGGATCGGCTTTGCAATCGTTGCGATGCTTATGCTTTTCGCAACCTGGAATGACATTGTTCACCTTGGCACAAGTTTTCTGGCTCGCGGAACGTGA
- the lpxD gene encoding UDP-3-O-(3-hydroxymyristoyl)glucosamine N-acyltransferase has translation MTDLNFFPQSQALSLRQVAEMAHATLPDGVDGELLLRGAAPLETAGPDDIAYMDNASYGEALGRTQAGACLVTPRFAAKVPPGTVALVTPQAYRVFAQVLALFFPSAMRPESSFAATGISPGSFVHPTARLEYGVKVDPGAVVGPHAEIGVGTLVGAHAVIGAHVKIGRDCSIGPHVTITHAFLGNRVILHPGVRIGQDGFGFAMGPQGHLKVPQVGRVIIQDDVEIGANTTVDRGASRDTVIGEGTKIDNLVQIAHNVVIGRHCVIVAQVGIAGSTTIEDYVALGGQVAVKGHLRIGMGAQIAATSAVNNDVPPGARWGGVPARPVREWFREINALKKLASKSDSGDSATNDGPSSST, from the coding sequence ATGACAGATTTGAACTTCTTTCCGCAGAGCCAGGCGCTTTCCTTGCGTCAGGTGGCGGAGATGGCCCATGCCACGCTCCCCGACGGTGTCGACGGGGAGCTTTTGCTTCGTGGGGCCGCACCCCTCGAGACCGCCGGGCCTGACGACATCGCCTATATGGACAACGCCTCCTATGGAGAGGCCCTGGGCCGGACCCAGGCGGGCGCCTGCCTGGTGACGCCACGCTTCGCCGCAAAGGTCCCGCCTGGAACCGTGGCGCTCGTCACGCCCCAGGCCTACAGGGTCTTCGCGCAGGTCCTGGCACTGTTCTTCCCCAGCGCCATGCGGCCCGAATCCTCCTTCGCGGCCACGGGCATCTCGCCCGGCTCCTTCGTGCATCCGACCGCACGTCTCGAATACGGCGTGAAGGTCGATCCCGGTGCCGTGGTCGGTCCCCATGCGGAGATCGGCGTCGGCACCCTCGTGGGGGCGCACGCGGTCATCGGCGCCCATGTGAAGATCGGGCGGGACTGCTCCATCGGTCCTCATGTGACCATCACCCATGCGTTCCTGGGCAACCGGGTCATCCTCCATCCGGGCGTCCGCATCGGGCAGGACGGCTTCGGCTTCGCCATGGGCCCGCAGGGACACCTGAAGGTGCCGCAGGTCGGCCGGGTCATCATCCAGGACGATGTGGAGATCGGCGCCAACACCACGGTGGACCGGGGCGCAAGCCGGGACACGGTGATCGGGGAGGGCACCAAGATCGACAATCTGGTGCAGATCGCCCACAACGTGGTGATCGGACGCCATTGCGTCATCGTCGCCCAGGTCGGCATTGCGGGCTCGACCACGATCGAGGATTACGTGGCCCTCGGCGGCCAGGTGGCCGTGAAGGGGCACCTGCGGATCGGCATGGGCGCCCAGATCGCCGCGACCAGCGCGGTCAACAACGATGTTCCGCCCGGCGCCCGCTGGGGCGGCGTGCCGGCCCGTCCGGTCAGGGAGTGGTTCCGCGAGATCAACGCCCTTAAAAAGCTTGCATCCAAGAGCGATTCCGGCGATTCCGCCACCAACGACGGTCCGTCTTCTTCAACCTGA
- a CDS encoding LpxI family protein, with amino-acid sequence MTGSGPIAILAGSGQLPIQLVEYLERTGQDFRILAFRGFAAPELRRRAHAQADLLDLKTIMATLEKWQPRAVTLAGAVRRPGFSALLGAYSLLRNRQEVKEVIARGDDQVLRGAVMLLEERGYTVVGAHELASGLVAPLALHGDLHPGPDDREAVEVGISLLTSLSAFDIGQAAVVSRRHVLAIEGPEGTDRMLRRVAGLRRSWLGLRRRREGGVLIKAAKRGQDLRVDMPAIGPRTIVESVQAGLSGIAVGAGSTLILEQEKTLRLANEQGLFLVAVDLPWMEEGRE; translated from the coding sequence ATGACCGGCAGCGGGCCGATTGCGATCCTCGCCGGCTCCGGGCAGCTTCCGATCCAGCTGGTTGAGTACCTCGAGCGGACAGGGCAGGATTTCCGGATTCTGGCCTTCCGCGGCTTTGCCGCGCCCGAGCTGCGCCGGCGCGCCCATGCCCAGGCGGACCTGCTCGATCTCAAGACCATCATGGCGACTCTGGAGAAGTGGCAGCCGCGGGCCGTGACCCTGGCAGGTGCGGTGCGCCGCCCGGGCTTCTCGGCGCTTCTCGGCGCCTATTCGCTCCTGCGCAACCGGCAGGAGGTGAAGGAGGTCATCGCCCGTGGGGACGATCAGGTCCTGCGCGGTGCCGTCATGCTGCTGGAGGAGCGCGGCTACACAGTCGTCGGCGCCCATGAACTGGCCTCAGGGCTTGTCGCACCCCTGGCCCTGCACGGCGACCTTCATCCGGGCCCGGACGACCGGGAGGCCGTGGAAGTGGGAATTTCACTCCTGACATCTCTGTCCGCCTTCGATATCGGCCAGGCGGCCGTCGTGTCCCGCCGTCACGTGCTGGCGATCGAGGGGCCCGAGGGAACGGACCGGATGCTGCGCCGTGTTGCAGGCCTGCGACGCTCCTGGCTCGGCCTGCGCCGGCGCCGCGAGGGTGGGGTGCTCATCAAGGCGGCAAAGCGCGGCCAGGATTTGCGGGTCGACATGCCGGCCATCGGTCCGCGCACCATCGTCGAATCCGTGCAGGCGGGCCTTTCCGGGATCGCCGTCGGAGCGGGCTCGACCCTTATCCTCGAACAGGAGAAGACGCTGAGGCTCGCCAATGAGCAGGGCCTGTTCCTGGTCGCCGTCGATCTGCCCTGGATGGAGGAAGGCCGTGAGTGA
- the dxr gene encoding 1-deoxy-D-xylulose-5-phosphate reductoisomerase, giving the protein MTRSLTILGATGSIGRSTAEVVLAHREEFRVEAVVGGSNAEALAQVARRLGARFAALADEQSGPALKEALSGSGIGSGAGASAVTEAAERDADVVLAAISGTAGLRPIQAALKPGRRIALANKESLVCAGEAFMAEARRLGVEIMPVDSEHNALDQALAAGRNSDVETAVITASGGPFRTWSRERIAQASAAEASAHPVWSMGAKINIDSATLMNKGLELIEAHHLFGLGADKLDVLVHPEAIVHGLVQWTDGALTAGLALPDMKVPIANALRHRERLAMALPRLDLAAIGRLSFEKADETRFPCLALARAALRAGGAMPTILNAANEIAVAAFMAGKIKFYAISEKVETVCSIFSGRNMSAPVSISDALAIDHEAREAARQLVPV; this is encoded by the coding sequence ATGACGCGCAGCCTCACGATTCTCGGTGCCACGGGCTCCATCGGCCGCTCAACGGCCGAGGTGGTCCTCGCCCACCGGGAGGAGTTTCGCGTCGAGGCGGTGGTAGGCGGCAGCAATGCTGAGGCACTGGCTCAGGTCGCGCGCAGGCTCGGGGCCCGCTTCGCGGCTCTCGCCGACGAGCAGAGCGGCCCGGCTCTGAAGGAGGCTCTGTCCGGATCCGGCATCGGCTCCGGGGCAGGGGCCTCGGCCGTGACCGAGGCGGCGGAGCGGGATGCGGACGTGGTTTTGGCGGCGATCAGCGGCACGGCCGGCCTGCGCCCGATCCAGGCGGCCCTCAAGCCCGGCCGCCGCATCGCCCTTGCCAACAAGGAGAGCCTCGTCTGCGCCGGTGAGGCCTTTATGGCTGAGGCCCGGCGCCTCGGCGTCGAGATCATGCCGGTCGATTCCGAGCACAACGCCCTCGACCAGGCCCTCGCGGCGGGACGGAACAGCGACGTGGAGACGGCAGTCATCACGGCGTCCGGCGGCCCCTTCCGGACCTGGAGCCGGGAGCGTATTGCCCAGGCGAGCGCCGCCGAGGCCTCCGCCCACCCGGTCTGGTCCATGGGCGCCAAGATCAACATCGATTCCGCTACGCTGATGAACAAGGGGCTCGAGCTTATCGAGGCCCATCACCTGTTCGGCCTAGGGGCGGACAAGCTCGACGTGTTGGTCCATCCCGAGGCGATCGTCCACGGGCTGGTGCAATGGACGGACGGCGCCCTTACGGCAGGTCTTGCCCTGCCGGACATGAAGGTTCCCATCGCCAATGCCCTGCGTCACCGTGAACGCCTTGCGATGGCGCTGCCCCGTCTCGATCTTGCCGCTATTGGCCGTTTAAGCTTCGAGAAGGCCGACGAGACCCGCTTTCCATGTCTCGCCCTGGCCAGGGCTGCGCTTCGGGCCGGAGGTGCGATGCCGACGATCCTCAACGCCGCCAACGAGATTGCGGTCGCGGCGTTCATGGCCGGCAAAATTAAATTTTACGCCATTTCCGAAAAGGTTGAGACGGTTTGTTCAATCTTCTCCGGAAGGAATATGTCGGCACCGGTCAGCATCTCGGACGCTCTGGCGATCGACCATGAGGCCCGGGAGGCGGCGCGGCAGCTTGTGCCGGTCTGA